In Streptomyces sp. NBC_00433, a single genomic region encodes these proteins:
- a CDS encoding protein kinase family protein, producing the protein MADRSTAAVGVADEGGEAPPAARQDDATPDGTTTDDQDSGTAGDGTPPKDTAEGIEKTQDDAEKTEEAPDVTAEPPPAQPRPKPRTTAPELHSGHRLARRYQLAECVTRVDGFSSWRAVDEKLRRAVGIHLLPADHPRARQVLAAARSAALLGDPRFVQVLDAVEEDDLVYVIHEWLPDAGSLSDLLAAGPLEPHEAYQMASQVSQGMAAAHREGLAHLRLDPGAVLRTSSGQYRIRGLAVAAALRGLSSERPQRQDTEAIGALLYASLTQRWPYEEDAHGLAGLPKGVGLVAPDQLRAGIHRGMSDVAMRALVNDGATASREESPCATPEELAKAIAGIPRIRPPEHPAPVYQPAAFQQPPQPPAGATRYATAGPAAPPAAPPPALPGRTGSALKWAVSALLIVAIGLGSWQLADAMKSRENDSPRTPTTSPQANQHPAPPPAAPLTIVGAKDFDPPPKGNGSETPSEIGRLTDHDPNTYWETSWYATADLGGLKDGVGVILDLGADHRVSGVTVNLKGGETDLELWAAPSGTDSRPTRLDGFQKVTGGSGSQQVTLKPGTQVTSRYLLVWLTQLPKESDGTFRGRISEISVTG; encoded by the coding sequence GTGGCGGATCGGAGCACGGCGGCCGTCGGAGTGGCTGATGAGGGCGGCGAGGCACCGCCCGCAGCCCGGCAGGACGACGCCACACCCGACGGTACGACGACGGACGACCAGGACAGCGGCACCGCCGGTGACGGCACCCCACCCAAGGACACGGCAGAGGGCATCGAGAAGACCCAGGACGACGCGGAGAAGACCGAAGAGGCCCCCGACGTCACCGCGGAGCCTCCGCCGGCCCAGCCCCGCCCCAAGCCCAGAACCACCGCGCCCGAGCTGCACAGCGGTCACCGGCTGGCCCGGCGCTACCAGCTCGCGGAGTGCGTCACGCGAGTGGACGGCTTCAGCAGCTGGCGCGCGGTCGACGAGAAGCTGCGCAGGGCCGTCGGCATCCACCTGCTGCCCGCCGACCACCCGCGGGCACGCCAGGTGCTGGCCGCCGCCCGCTCGGCCGCGCTGCTCGGCGACCCCCGGTTCGTCCAGGTCCTCGACGCGGTCGAGGAGGACGACCTGGTCTACGTGATCCACGAGTGGCTGCCCGACGCCGGCTCGCTCTCCGACCTGCTGGCCGCGGGCCCGCTGGAGCCCCACGAGGCCTACCAGATGGCCAGCCAGGTCTCCCAGGGCATGGCCGCGGCCCACCGCGAGGGGCTGGCCCATCTCCGGCTGGACCCCGGTGCGGTTCTGCGGACCAGCTCCGGGCAGTACCGCATCCGCGGGCTGGCCGTCGCCGCCGCGCTGCGCGGGCTCAGCTCCGAGCGACCGCAACGGCAGGACACCGAGGCGATCGGCGCGCTGCTCTATGCCTCGCTCACCCAGCGCTGGCCCTACGAGGAGGACGCGCACGGCCTGGCGGGGCTGCCCAAGGGCGTCGGCCTGGTCGCGCCCGACCAGCTGCGCGCGGGCATCCACCGCGGCATGTCGGACGTGGCGATGCGCGCTCTGGTCAACGACGGGGCGACCGCGTCCCGCGAGGAGTCCCCCTGCGCGACCCCGGAGGAGCTGGCCAAGGCCATCGCGGGCATTCCGCGGATCCGGCCGCCCGAGCACCCTGCTCCGGTCTACCAGCCGGCCGCCTTCCAGCAGCCCCCGCAGCCGCCGGCCGGCGCGACCCGCTACGCGACCGCGGGTCCGGCAGCTCCTCCCGCGGCTCCGCCGCCCGCGCTGCCCGGACGTACCGGCAGCGCGCTGAAGTGGGCCGTCTCCGCGCTGCTGATCGTGGCGATCGGGCTCGGCAGCTGGCAGCTCGCCGACGCCATGAAGTCCCGCGAGAACGACAGCCCGCGCACTCCGACCACCTCGCCGCAGGCGAACCAGCACCCGGCGCCGCCGCCCGCCGCACCGCTGACGATCGTCGGCGCCAAGGACTTCGACCCGCCGCCGAAGGGCAACGGCAGCGAGACCCCGTCCGAGATCGGCCGGCTCACGGACCACGACCCGAACACCTACTGGGAGACCAGCTGGTACGCGACGGCCGACCTCGGGGGACTCAAGGACGGTGTCGGGGTGATCCTGGACCTCGGCGCCGACCACCGGGTCAGCGGTGTGACGGTGAACCTGAAGGGCGGCGAGACCGACCTGGAGCTGTGGGCGGCACCTTCCGGCACCGACTCCCGGCCGACCCGGCTCGACGGCTTCCAGAAGGTGACCGGCGGCTCCGGCTCGCAGCAGGTGACGCTCAAGCCCGGCACGCAGGTCACCAGCCGCTATCTCCTGGTGTGGCTGACCCAGCTCCCGAAGGAATCGGACGGCACATTCCGTGGCAGGATCTCGGAGATCAGCGTGACGGGCTGA
- the murJ gene encoding murein biosynthesis integral membrane protein MurJ: MNAPYDGDRDSAGQMPPSPEQRPAPADPYLQNTYAYDPYQQDQAQWQQQPQPGYQEQPQGEDYDAFAHLFRDQQPQGGGQQQAGYQDQQQYPQQQPYQEPYQQPQQQPYQEPYQQQGGYQGGGYQQHGGYQAQSGYPAPYPHMPSANETTGFSIPVYQDPGYGQDFYQGEPYADPHYADSQYVDPRYADPRYGYPYQQPYQEQYQQPQQQPYQEPYPAQGYQQPGQPPQGAQQPVTGATGPLRPAMAGAGATAAAPTVGAAPATRSGGILKSSALMAAGTLVSRVTGFVRTLVIAAAIGVATLGDSYQVANVLPTMIYILTIGGGLNSVFVPQLVRAMKDDDDGGSAYANRLLTVVMVALGGIVTVTVLGAPLLVKLMSAKIADNPDTYSVAIAFARYCMPTIFFMGVHVVMGQVLNARGKFGAMMWTPVLNNIVVIFTFGMFIWVYGSYGSTRMDATTITPDGVRLLGIGTLLGLVVQSLAMLPYLRDAGFKFRPRFDWRGHGLGKAAKLAKWTFLFVLANQAGLIVVTQLATWAGANADKSGYQGTGITGYNYALLLWQMPQAIITVSVMAAVLPRISRAAADGDITAVRDDISYGLRTSAVAIVPAAFAFLALGVPMCGLLYAGTNEGSARNIGFILMAFGGGLIPYSVQYVVLRGFYAFEDTRTPFYNTVIVAAVNAAASALCFVALPARWAVVGMAFSYGLAYAVGVGVAVKRLGARLGGDLDGRRVIRTYARLVGACIPAAAVAGIAAYVISGKLGGGPTGSLASLVVGAVLLGGIFLVIAKRMRIQELNGMIGMVRGRLGR, translated from the coding sequence ATGAACGCGCCGTATGACGGTGATCGCGACTCTGCGGGCCAGATGCCTCCATCGCCCGAGCAGCGTCCGGCGCCGGCCGACCCCTATCTGCAGAACACGTATGCCTACGATCCGTACCAGCAGGATCAGGCACAGTGGCAGCAGCAGCCCCAGCCCGGCTATCAGGAGCAGCCGCAGGGCGAGGACTACGACGCCTTCGCGCACCTCTTCCGCGACCAGCAGCCCCAGGGCGGCGGTCAGCAGCAGGCCGGCTACCAGGACCAGCAGCAGTATCCCCAGCAGCAGCCCTATCAGGAGCCGTACCAGCAACCGCAGCAGCAGCCCTACCAGGAGCCGTACCAGCAGCAGGGCGGCTACCAGGGCGGCGGTTATCAGCAGCACGGCGGCTACCAGGCCCAGAGCGGCTATCCGGCGCCCTATCCGCACATGCCGTCGGCGAACGAGACGACGGGCTTCTCGATCCCCGTCTACCAGGACCCGGGATACGGCCAGGACTTCTACCAGGGCGAGCCGTACGCGGACCCGCACTACGCCGACTCCCAGTACGTCGACCCGCGCTATGCCGACCCGCGCTACGGCTACCCGTACCAGCAGCCCTACCAGGAGCAGTACCAGCAACCGCAGCAGCAGCCCTACCAGGAGCCGTACCCGGCGCAGGGCTACCAGCAGCCCGGACAGCCGCCGCAGGGCGCCCAGCAGCCCGTCACGGGCGCCACGGGGCCGCTCCGGCCGGCAATGGCCGGCGCGGGCGCCACCGCGGCCGCACCGACCGTCGGCGCCGCGCCCGCCACCCGGTCCGGCGGCATCCTGAAGTCCAGCGCCCTGATGGCGGCCGGCACACTGGTGTCCCGCGTCACCGGCTTCGTCCGCACCCTGGTGATCGCCGCGGCGATCGGTGTGGCCACCCTCGGCGACTCCTACCAGGTCGCGAACGTGCTGCCGACGATGATCTACATCCTCACCATCGGCGGCGGCCTCAACTCGGTCTTCGTGCCCCAGCTGGTGCGCGCGATGAAGGACGACGACGACGGGGGCAGCGCCTACGCCAACCGGCTGCTGACCGTGGTGATGGTGGCGCTCGGCGGCATCGTGACAGTGACCGTGCTCGGCGCACCGCTGCTGGTCAAGCTGATGTCCGCGAAGATCGCCGACAACCCGGACACGTACAGCGTGGCCATCGCCTTCGCCCGCTACTGCATGCCCACCATCTTCTTCATGGGTGTCCACGTGGTCATGGGCCAGGTGCTCAACGCCCGCGGCAAGTTCGGCGCGATGATGTGGACGCCGGTCCTGAACAACATCGTGGTGATCTTCACCTTCGGCATGTTCATCTGGGTCTACGGCTCCTACGGCTCCACCCGGATGGACGCCACCACGATCACCCCCGACGGCGTCCGGCTGCTCGGCATCGGCACCCTGCTCGGCCTGGTCGTGCAGTCGCTGGCGATGCTGCCCTACCTGCGGGACGCGGGATTCAAATTCCGGCCGCGCTTCGACTGGCGCGGGCACGGCCTGGGCAAGGCCGCCAAGCTGGCCAAGTGGACGTTCCTGTTCGTCCTGGCCAACCAGGCCGGCCTGATCGTCGTCACCCAGCTGGCCACCTGGGCGGGCGCCAACGCCGACAAGAGCGGCTACCAGGGCACCGGCATCACCGGCTACAACTACGCGCTGCTGCTCTGGCAGATGCCGCAGGCGATCATCACCGTCTCGGTGATGGCCGCGGTGCTGCCGCGGATCTCCCGCGCCGCCGCCGACGGTGACATCACCGCGGTCCGCGACGACATCTCCTACGGCCTGCGCACCTCGGCGGTCGCGATCGTGCCGGCCGCCTTCGCCTTCCTCGCCCTCGGTGTGCCGATGTGCGGGCTGCTCTACGCCGGCACCAACGAGGGCTCCGCCCGCAACATCGGCTTCATCCTGATGGCCTTCGGCGGCGGCCTGATCCCCTACTCCGTGCAGTACGTCGTGCTGCGCGGCTTCTACGCCTTCGAGGACACCCGCACCCCCTTCTACAACACGGTGATCGTGGCCGCCGTCAATGCCGCGGCCTCGGCCCTCTGCTTCGTGGCGCTGCCCGCCCGCTGGGCCGTGGTCGGCATGGCCTTCTCCTACGGCCTGGCCTACGCGGTCGGCGTCGGGGTGGCCGTCAAGCGGCTGGGGGCCCGCCTCGGCGGCGACCTGGACGGCCGCCGGGTGATCCGCACCTACGCCCGACTGGTCGGCGCCTGCATCCCGGCCGCCGCTGTGGCCGGCATCGCGGCCTACGTCATCAGCGGGAAGCTGGGCGGCGGCCCGACCGGATCGCTGGCCTCACTGGTGGTCGGCGCCGTCCTGCTGGGCGGGATCTTCCTGGTGATCGCGAAGCGGATGCGGATCCAGGAGCTGAACGGCATGATCGGCATGGTCCGGGGACGGCTCGGCCGCTGA
- a CDS encoding DUF6049 family protein, with protein MTRTGERVGEAAQSPGKPPSSARRRAARVVALVAGTTLLTGLLQAVGAAPSQAAASGSRTASVSVNVLTPRIPVKGESLTISGQLSNDGKSAITDAHVGLRMPWGGVLSTRSSIKSATSRTGYSNAEDGDEIPDQTSTVPDIPAGGRVSFTLTVPVSALDLSDPGVYQLGVALDGQTKADPTPHVLGIKRTFLPWYGDAVTSTVKQTRINYLWPLTDRSHIAPRGDTDSQVSPIFLDDDLATELAPGGRLRQMIDLARNLPVTWVVDPDLLATVEFMTKGYRVAGPGGDVAKTTQGTGGTVARQWLNDLKTAVAGEQVIALPFGDTDIASLAHHGQSVSGALTHLKTGVALGLTTTETIFGGTQTADVAWPVDGAIDPSVVAVARAGGAKRIIARSDTFSEGDNLHYTPNAARPIGGGTTAVVADATLSTAFTGTLTNEQQTNLAVQSFVAQTLLITMEAPEKQRDVLVAPQRMPTVPQAQAMAQAIHDTITAPWISPVDFDDVAKAHPDAHANRKVPSAKAYPNSLRKQELSTNTFQWIQYTQGNLNDFVVILTQQNRVTVPFRNAVLRSMSNSWRGVPAGAKAYRDSIGLYLQDLIGAVHIIPKTTLTLSGRSGTIPVTVKNELGQPVKGLVLRLKSSANIRLEIKEADQQITIEGGHTRTLKFQTTASANGTVGITAHLYTANGRLYGNAVPFEVHINKVTDLVMLIIGAGLLLLVLAGVRIYRQRKRQTAGDSGSDDDGDADDDEEGGTDPGQPGDPAADTGQESLEPSPTGEKVDG; from the coding sequence ATGACGAGGACGGGCGAACGCGTGGGCGAGGCGGCACAGTCACCCGGGAAACCCCCGTCCTCGGCGAGGCGCCGGGCAGCACGGGTCGTCGCGCTGGTGGCGGGTACGACGCTGCTCACCGGGCTGCTGCAGGCCGTCGGAGCAGCGCCCTCGCAAGCGGCCGCCAGCGGCTCCCGTACGGCCTCGGTCTCCGTGAACGTCCTCACACCGCGGATCCCGGTCAAGGGCGAGTCCCTCACCATCTCCGGCCAGCTCTCCAACGACGGGAAGTCCGCCATCACGGACGCCCACGTCGGCCTCCGGATGCCCTGGGGCGGTGTGCTGAGCACCCGCAGCTCCATCAAGAGCGCCACCTCGCGGACCGGCTACAGCAACGCCGAGGACGGCGACGAGATCCCCGACCAGACCAGCACGGTGCCGGACATCCCCGCCGGCGGGCGCGTGTCCTTCACCCTCACCGTCCCGGTCTCCGCACTCGACCTGTCGGATCCCGGGGTCTACCAGCTGGGTGTGGCGCTGGACGGCCAGACCAAGGCCGACCCGACCCCGCACGTGCTCGGCATCAAGCGGACCTTCCTGCCCTGGTACGGCGACGCGGTCACCAGCACCGTCAAGCAGACCAGGATCAACTACCTGTGGCCGCTCACCGACCGGTCGCACATCGCACCGCGCGGCGACACCGACTCCCAGGTCAGCCCGATCTTCCTGGACGACGACCTGGCCACGGAGCTGGCTCCGGGCGGCCGGCTGCGGCAGATGATCGACCTGGCCAGGAATCTCCCGGTGACCTGGGTCGTCGACCCCGACCTGCTCGCCACCGTCGAGTTCATGACCAAGGGCTACCGCGTGGCGGGTCCCGGCGGCGACGTCGCCAAGACCACGCAGGGCACCGGCGGAACCGTCGCCAGGCAGTGGCTGAACGACCTCAAGACCGCGGTGGCCGGCGAGCAGGTGATCGCGCTGCCCTTCGGTGACACCGACATCGCCTCGCTCGCGCACCACGGCCAGAGCGTGTCCGGCGCCCTCACCCACCTGAAGACCGGCGTCGCGCTCGGGCTGACCACCACGGAGACCATCTTCGGCGGCACCCAGACCGCGGATGTGGCCTGGCCCGTCGACGGCGCCATCGACCCGTCGGTGGTCGCCGTGGCACGCGCGGGCGGCGCCAAGCGGATCATCGCCCGCAGTGACACCTTCAGCGAGGGCGACAACCTCCACTACACCCCGAACGCCGCCCGGCCGATCGGTGGCGGCACCACCGCGGTGGTCGCCGACGCGACGCTGTCCACCGCCTTCACCGGCACCCTGACCAACGAGCAGCAGACCAACCTCGCCGTGCAGAGCTTCGTCGCGCAGACGCTGCTGATCACCATGGAGGCGCCGGAGAAGCAGCGCGACGTGCTGGTCGCCCCGCAGCGCATGCCCACCGTCCCGCAGGCGCAGGCGATGGCCCAGGCGATCCACGACACCATCACCGCGCCCTGGATCTCGCCGGTCGACTTCGACGACGTGGCCAAGGCGCACCCGGACGCACACGCCAATCGCAAGGTGCCGTCGGCCAAGGCCTACCCGAACAGCCTGCGCAAGCAGGAGCTGTCCACGAACACCTTCCAGTGGATCCAGTACACCCAGGGCAACCTCAACGACTTCGTGGTCATCCTCACCCAGCAGAACCGGGTCACCGTTCCGTTCAGGAACGCGGTGCTGCGCTCGATGTCCAACAGCTGGCGCGGGGTCCCCGCGGGCGCGAAGGCCTATCGGGACTCGATCGGCCTGTATCTGCAGGATCTGATCGGCGCGGTGCACATCATCCCGAAGACGACGCTGACCCTGTCGGGCCGCAGCGGCACCATCCCGGTCACGGTCAAGAACGAGCTGGGCCAGCCGGTGAAGGGCCTGGTGCTGCGGCTCAAGTCCAGCGCCAACATCCGACTGGAGATCAAGGAAGCCGACCAGCAGATCACCATCGAGGGCGGCCACACCCGTACCCTGAAGTTCCAGACCACCGCCAGCGCGAACGGCACGGTCGGGATCACCGCGCATCTCTACACCGCCAACGGCCGGCTGTACGGCAACGCCGTCCCGTTCGAGGTGCACATCAACAAGGTCACCGACCTGGTGATGCTGATCATCGGGGCCGGGCTGCTCCTGCTGGTGCTGGCCGGGGTACGGATCTACCGACAGCGGAAGCGACAGACGGCCGGAGACAGTGGTTCGGACGACGACGGCGACGCCGACGATGACGAGGAGGGCGGCACGGATCCCGGGCAGCCGGGTGACCCTGCCGCTGACACCGGGCAGGAAAGCCTGGAGCCGTCCCCGACAGGTGAGAAAGTGGACGGGTAG
- a CDS encoding CCA tRNA nucleotidyltransferase produces MPNANNAAQTPQPPRAGQAPHRVEPVAEELGHRFRAAGFDLALVGGSVRDILLGRLGNDLDFTTDARPEQVLRILRPWADSVWDVGIAFGTVGGMKKAHDTEGVARGFQIEVTTYRSEAYDRTSRKPEVSYGDTIEEDLVRRDFTVNSMAVGLPEKDFIDPYGGLDDLAARLLRTPGSPESSFSDDPLRMLRAARFAAQLDFEVAPEVVEAMTAMADRIDIVSAERVRDELNKLVLSDHPRKGLRLLVDTGLADRVLPELSALRLERDEHFRHKDVYEHTLTVLEQAIDLETEGPDLVLRLSALLHDIGKPKTRRFESDGRVSFHHHEMVGAKLTKARMLQLKYPNELVKEVSRLVELHLRFHGYGSGEWTDSAVRRYVRDAGPLLERLHKLTRSDCTTRNKRKAAALSRTYDGLEQRIAELQEQEELDSIRPDLDGNQIMTVLGIAPGPVVGKAYQYLLELRLENGPLGEEAATTALREWWAGQSAE; encoded by the coding sequence GTGCCGAATGCCAACAATGCCGCTCAGACTCCGCAGCCCCCGCGAGCCGGGCAGGCCCCTCACCGGGTCGAGCCGGTCGCCGAGGAGCTGGGCCACCGCTTCCGTGCCGCCGGGTTCGACCTCGCCCTGGTCGGCGGATCCGTGCGGGACATCCTGCTGGGCAGGCTCGGCAATGATCTGGACTTCACCACCGATGCCCGCCCCGAACAGGTACTGAGGATCCTGCGCCCGTGGGCGGACTCGGTGTGGGACGTCGGGATCGCCTTCGGCACGGTCGGCGGCATGAAGAAGGCCCACGACACGGAGGGCGTGGCCCGCGGCTTCCAGATCGAGGTGACCACCTACCGCAGCGAGGCCTACGACCGGACCTCGCGCAAGCCGGAGGTCTCCTACGGCGACACCATCGAGGAGGACCTGGTCCGCCGTGACTTCACGGTGAACTCGATGGCGGTGGGACTGCCGGAGAAGGACTTCATCGACCCCTACGGCGGCCTGGACGACCTCGCGGCCCGGCTGCTGCGCACTCCGGGGTCCCCCGAGTCGTCCTTCTCCGACGACCCGCTGCGGATGCTGCGCGCCGCCCGCTTCGCCGCCCAGCTGGACTTCGAGGTCGCCCCCGAGGTGGTCGAGGCGATGACCGCGATGGCCGACCGGATCGACATCGTCTCGGCCGAGCGGGTGCGCGACGAGCTGAACAAGCTGGTCCTGTCCGACCACCCGCGCAAGGGGCTGCGGCTGCTGGTCGACACCGGACTCGCCGACCGGGTGCTGCCCGAGCTGTCCGCGCTGCGTCTGGAGCGCGACGAGCACTTCCGGCACAAGGACGTCTACGAGCACACCCTGACGGTGCTGGAGCAGGCCATCGACCTGGAGACCGAGGGTCCCGACCTGGTGCTGCGGCTGTCCGCGCTGCTGCACGACATCGGCAAGCCGAAGACCCGGCGCTTCGAGTCGGACGGACGGGTCTCCTTCCACCACCATGAGATGGTCGGCGCCAAGCTGACCAAGGCGCGAATGCTGCAGCTGAAGTACCCCAACGAGCTGGTGAAGGAGGTCTCCCGGCTGGTCGAGCTGCATCTGCGCTTCCACGGCTACGGCAGCGGCGAGTGGACCGACTCGGCGGTGCGCCGCTACGTACGGGACGCCGGGCCGCTGCTGGAGCGGCTGCACAAGCTGACCCGGTCGGACTGCACGACCCGCAACAAGCGCAAGGCGGCGGCGCTGTCCCGGACCTACGACGGCTTGGAGCAGCGGATCGCCGAGCTGCAGGAGCAGGAGGAGCTGGACTCGATCCGGCCCGACCTGGACGGCAACCAGATCATGACGGTGCTGGGGATCGCCCCGGGGCCGGTGGTCGGCAAGGCCTATCAGTACCTGCTGGAGCTGCGGCTGGAGAACGGTCCGCTGGGCGAGGAGGCCGCGACCACGGCCCTGCGCGAGTGGTGGGCCGGCCAGTCCGCCGAGTGA
- a CDS encoding MFS transporter, whose product MGLLRDLRVLLRLPDFRRLLGVRLLSQLSDGVFQVALAAYVVFSPEKQASPGAVASAMAVLLLPYSLIGPFTGVLLDRWRRRQVLLYCNLLRAVLCCGTAGLILLGVPDWLFYLSALSVTAVNRFVLAGLSAALPRVVDEDRLVTANALSPTAGTLAATVGGGVAFVVHLFFAADGDGANAATVLLGALLYLCAGLSALTLGRDLLGPDPDRVRPQVMAALAGTAQGLRAGLRHLRRRPAAARAMTAMTAMRFCFGALTVTLLMLCRYAWSDPSDTDAGLALLGVAVGLSAAGFFVAALITPWATARIGTAGWITACSAASALLLPPLALSFTRAPMMLAAFALGVTTQGAKIATDTVVQAQVDDAYRGRVFSLYDVVFNVAFVGAAALAALVLPADGRSAGLVVALGLIYAATAVGILRERDVSRGTSHAGTQTR is encoded by the coding sequence ATGGGCCTTCTGCGCGATCTTCGCGTCCTGCTGCGGCTGCCGGACTTCCGCCGGCTGCTGGGCGTACGCCTGCTGTCACAGCTCTCCGACGGCGTCTTCCAGGTCGCGCTCGCCGCCTATGTGGTCTTCTCGCCCGAGAAGCAGGCCTCACCGGGCGCGGTCGCGTCCGCGATGGCCGTCCTGCTGCTGCCCTACTCGCTGATCGGCCCCTTCACCGGGGTGCTGCTCGACCGCTGGCGGCGCCGCCAGGTGCTGCTCTACTGCAACCTGCTGCGTGCCGTGCTGTGCTGCGGCACCGCCGGGCTGATCCTGCTGGGTGTGCCGGACTGGCTGTTCTATCTGTCCGCCCTGTCGGTGACCGCGGTCAACCGCTTCGTGCTGGCCGGGCTGTCCGCGGCGCTGCCGCGGGTGGTCGACGAGGACCGGCTGGTGACGGCCAACGCCCTCTCGCCGACCGCGGGCACCCTGGCGGCGACCGTGGGCGGCGGCGTCGCCTTCGTGGTGCACCTCTTCTTCGCAGCCGACGGGGACGGGGCCAACGCCGCCACCGTGCTGCTCGGCGCCCTGCTCTACCTGTGCGCGGGGCTGTCCGCGCTGACCCTGGGCCGGGACCTGTTGGGCCCCGACCCCGACCGGGTCCGCCCACAGGTCATGGCGGCGCTCGCCGGCACCGCCCAGGGGCTGCGTGCCGGACTGCGGCATCTGCGCCGCCGCCCCGCGGCCGCCCGCGCGATGACCGCGATGACCGCGATGCGCTTCTGCTTCGGCGCGCTCACCGTGACGCTGCTGATGCTGTGCCGCTACGCATGGTCCGACCCGTCCGACACCGACGCGGGTCTGGCCCTGCTGGGCGTGGCAGTGGGCCTGTCGGCGGCCGGCTTCTTCGTCGCGGCGCTCATCACGCCGTGGGCCACCGCCCGGATCGGCACCGCGGGCTGGATCACCGCCTGCTCGGCGGCCTCGGCGCTGCTGCTGCCGCCGCTGGCGCTGTCCTTCACCCGCGCCCCGATGATGCTGGCCGCCTTCGCCCTGGGGGTCACCACCCAGGGTGCCAAGATCGCCACCGACACGGTCGTCCAGGCCCAGGTGGACGACGCCTACCGCGGCCGGGTCTTCTCGCTCTACGACGTCGTCTTCAATGTGGCGTTCGTCGGCGCCGCGGCGCTCGCGGCGCTCGTCCTGCCCGCCGACGGACGCTCGGCCGGGCTGGTCGTGGCGCTGGGGCTGATCTACGCGGCCACTGCGGTCGGGATACTGCGGGAGCGCGATGTTTCACGTGGAACATCGCACGCGGGCACCCAGACCCGATGA
- a CDS encoding inositol-3-phosphate synthase, with translation MGSVRVAIVGVGNCATSLVQGVEYYKDADPDSRVPGLMHVQFGDYHVRDVEFVAAFDVDAKKVGLDVADAIGASENNTIKICDVPQTGVTVQRGHTLDGLGKYYRETIEESDEAPVDIVQILKDRQVDVLVCYLPVGSEAAAKFYAQCAIDAKVAFVNALPVFIAGTKEWADKFTEAGVPIVGDDIKSQVGATITHRVMAKLFEDRGVVLERTMQLNVGGNMDFKNMLERERLESKKISKTQAVTSQIPDRDLGAKNVHIGPSDYVQWLDDRKWAYVRLEGRAFGDVPLNLEYKLEVWDSPNSAGVIIDAVRAAKIAKDRGIGGPILSASSYFMKSPPVQFFDDEARENVEKFIRGEVER, from the coding sequence ATGGGTTCGGTTCGCGTAGCCATCGTGGGTGTGGGCAACTGCGCCACGTCGCTGGTTCAGGGTGTCGAGTACTACAAGGACGCGGACCCGGACTCCCGGGTGCCCGGCCTGATGCACGTCCAGTTCGGCGACTACCACGTGCGTGACGTCGAGTTCGTGGCCGCCTTCGACGTCGACGCGAAGAAGGTCGGCCTCGACGTCGCGGACGCCATCGGCGCCAGCGAGAACAACACCATCAAGATCTGCGACGTGCCGCAGACCGGCGTGACCGTCCAGCGCGGCCACACCCTCGACGGCCTCGGCAAGTACTACCGCGAGACCATCGAGGAGTCCGACGAGGCCCCGGTCGACATCGTCCAGATCCTCAAGGACCGTCAGGTCGACGTGCTGGTCTGCTACCTGCCCGTCGGCTCCGAGGCCGCGGCGAAGTTCTACGCCCAGTGCGCCATCGACGCCAAGGTCGCCTTCGTCAACGCCCTCCCGGTCTTCATCGCCGGCACCAAGGAGTGGGCCGACAAGTTCACCGAGGCCGGTGTGCCGATCGTCGGTGACGACATCAAGTCCCAGGTGGGCGCCACCATCACGCACCGCGTGATGGCCAAGCTCTTCGAGGACCGCGGTGTCGTCCTGGAGCGCACCATGCAGCTGAACGTCGGCGGCAACATGGACTTCAAGAACATGCTCGAGCGCGAGCGCCTGGAGTCCAAGAAGATCTCCAAGACGCAGGCCGTCACCTCGCAGATCCCGGACCGCGACCTGGGCGCCAAGAACGTCCACATCGGCCCGTCCGACTACGTCCAGTGGCTCGACGACCGCAAGTGGGCGTACGTCCGCCTCGAGGGCCGCGCCTTCGGCGACGTCCCGCTGAACCTGGAGTACAAGCTGGAGGTCTGGGACTCCCCGAACTCCGCCGGCGTCATCATCGACGCGGTGCGTGCCGCGAAGATCGCCAAGGACCGCGGCATCGGTGGCCCGATCCTGTCGGCCTCCTCGTACTTCATGAAGTCCCCGCCGGTGCAGTTCTTCGACGACGAGGCCCGCGAGAACGTGGAGAAGTTCATCCGCGGCGAGGTCGAGCGCTGA